A genomic stretch from Telopea speciosissima isolate NSW1024214 ecotype Mountain lineage chromosome 7, Tspe_v1, whole genome shotgun sequence includes:
- the LOC122668213 gene encoding polygalacturonase-1 non-catalytic subunit beta-like yields MFMKLMEENELSSHLHSFCKQANVACSTNALMKNTMDDTTLPPIAQWNAIKEVYDRVPNETPALLVSSLGGLPFFQESMVKEGASMSIPDLRDPMSYKSFLPRSLASKIPFSSAQIEELKKIFGVMDDSNVDDYIQKTLKICEERPIRGQQSTCATSAEDLIDFVVEKLGHHVSIWSTESVEGSYENVTIGAVKLIYGNLSEPPALCHSRPFPFQVYYCHVLQRVKVYAVDIHARNKVNHAIMVCHYDTSTWNPNHLAFKLLGFGPGLIEVCHWVNKNGLVWTKSLG; encoded by the coding sequence ATGTTTATGAAACTTATGGAAGAAAATGAATTATCTTCCCACCTTCATTCATTCTGCAAGCAAGCTAATGTTGCTTGTTCTACAAATGCACTGATGAAGAACACAATGGACGACACAACCCTTCCACCAATAGCTCAGTGGAATGCTATCAAAGAGGTATATGATCGTGTTCCAAATGAAACACCGGCCCTGTTGGTTTCCAGCCTAGGTGGGTTGCCATTTTTCCAAGAGTCAATGGTAAAAGAGGGAGCTTCCATGTCTATCCCTGATCTAAGGGACCCAATGTCATACAAATCATTCTTACCACGATCTCTGGCATCAAAAATTCCATTTTCCTCTGCCCAGATCGAGGAATTAAAGAAGATTTTTGGTGTGATGGATGACTCAAACGTGGATGATTATATTCAGAAGACACTCAAAATATGCGAGGAGAGACCCATTCGAGGTCAGCAGAGCACCTGTGCTACGTCAGCTGAGGATCTCATCGATTTTGTAGTCGAGAAATTAGGGCACCATGTAAGCATATGGAGTACGGAGAGTGTGGAAGGATCTTATGAGAATGTCACAATTGGAGCTGTGAAACTTATATATGGAAACCTCTCCGAACCACCAGCCTTATGTCATAGTCGACCATTCCCATTTCAAGTCTATTATTGTCATGTTTTACAGAGAGTAAAAGTATATGCAGTTGATATACATGCTCGGAATAAAGTGAATCATGCGATCATGGTATGCCACTATGACACATCAACTTGGAATCCAAATCATCTTGCTTTTAAGCTGTTGGGTTTTGGCCCAGGCCTAATTGAAGTATGTCATTGGGTAAACAAAAATGGATTGGTCTGGACAAAGTCTCTAGGTTGA